GTTGGACCAGGTAGTCCTTGACGCGCGACGCAACGCCGAAAAACGCGCGGCGGGATATCGAGACCAGGCACTCAAGCTGTTTCCTTGGGTGTGTGGCGGATGTGCACGCACGTTTTCGCATAGCAATCTCCAGCAACTGGAAGTGCACCACAAGAACAGCAACCACGATGACAACCCGCCGGACGGCAGCAATTGGGAACTCCTCTGCACCTATTGCCACGAGCATGAGCATTCGAAGGTAAAGGATATGCTCGGACGCACGGACAGCGGCAACGCACCAGCCGCGTCCACGTTCAATCCCTTCGCGGACTTGAAGGCGATGATGGAATCAAAGAAACGACGCTGAGCGGCATGCAAGGCGCACGTCTTGATGGGGTTTGCCAAGAACGAAATTCGAAAAAAATACTCGGTATGTCGTAGCGGGACAAAAAGCGGTG
The Betaproteobacteria bacterium genome window above contains:
- a CDS encoding HNH nuclease family protein gives rise to the protein MAQANDRLDQVVLDARRNAEKRAAGYRDQALKLFPWVCGGCARTFSHSNLQQLEVHHKNSNHDDNPPDGSNWELLCTYCHEHEHSKVKDMLGRTDSGNAPAASTFNPFADLKAMMESKKRR